In Fusarium poae strain DAOMC 252244 chromosome Unknown contig_2, whole genome shotgun sequence, a single genomic region encodes these proteins:
- a CDS encoding uncharacterized protein (SECRETED:SignalP(1-16)), which yields MKFLPVLAIFFAGVLATPPGYGGGDGGGSSSNFDACPGTLYSQTQCCSAGVGDIVDVDCVNPTIAPTSINSFKTNCASIGKRARCCTIPILGLGVLCQSPDGA from the exons ATGAAGTTCCTCCCAGTTCTCGCTATCTTCTTCGCCGGCGTCCTCGCTACTCCTCCTGGttatggtggtggtgacggcggcggcagcagcagcaatttTGATGCCTGCCCTGGAACTCTCTATAGCCAGACTCAGTGCTGTagtgctggtgttggtgatattgttgatgttgactgtGTCAACC CTACTATTGCTCCTACAAGCATCAATAGCTTCAAGACCAATTGTGCCAGTATTGGCAAGCGTGCCCGTTGCTGTACTATCCCTATT CTTGGACTAGGTGTTCTCTGCCAGAGCCCTGATGGCGCTTAA